A section of the Kluyveromyces lactis strain NRRL Y-1140 chromosome F complete sequence genome encodes:
- the CRD1 gene encoding cardiolipin synthase (similar to uniprot|Q07560 Saccharomyces cerevisiae YDL142C CRD1 Cardiolipin synthase produces cardiolipin which is an important constituent of mitochondrial membranes required for normal mitochondrial membrane potential and function), with amino-acid sequence MILNVLTISKQVNGLRRIVQKTNGISSNLQFSRSKALKQIIGIRPFRHSQRFYSTDNRDLVKEPEKKQQQQQRTKSAITNGIWTLPNVLTMSRIATTPLIGYYILTQNLAPAMSLFVYSCVTDFLDGYLARSYKMKSVAGTVLDPMADKILMMTTTAALCVPSGPQIIPLAVAGLIFGRDLLLGLSAIYFRYASMKHRYGSVTWNSYWDIFHYPSAEVKPTQISKWNTFVQMIYVGFGVVLLIINNTKDEEEGKEGLLKENSQFAFTLLGYLVSVTTVWSGASYVFNKNAVRYLSKLK; translated from the coding sequence ATGATTTTGAACGTTTTAACCATTTCGAAGCAAGTGAATGGATTGAGAAGAATCGTACAGAAAACCAACGGAATAAGCTCAAACTTGCAGTTTAGCCGAAGCAAGGCTCTGAAACAAATTATTGGAATACGGCCTTTCCGTCACTCCCAGCGCTTCTACTCAACTGACAATCGTGATTTGGTAAAGGAAccagagaagaaacagcagcaacagcaacgGACAAAAAGCGCGATAACTAATGGAATATGGACTTTACCAAACGTGTTAACGATGAGTAGAATAGCGACAACGCCCTTGATTGGTTACTACATCTTAACTCAGAACCTTGCCCCCGCAATGTCTTTATTCGTGTACTCTTGTGTCACTGACTTTTTAGATGGGTACCTTGCGAGATCGTACAAGATGAAATCTGTAGCTGGAACAGTTCTTGATCCAATGGCAGATAAGATATTAATGATGACAACGACAGCCGCTTTGTGCGTACCTTCTGGCCCCCAAATCATTCCGTTAGCGGTTGCTGGACTTATTTTCGGAAGAGATCTATTGTTGGGGTTGAGTGCCATTTATTTCAGGTATGCATCAATGAAGCATCGTTACGGCTCTGTTACATGGAACTCGTATTGGGATATTTTCCATTATCCAAGCGCAGAGGTTAAACCAACGCAAATTTCGAAGTGGAACACTTTCGTACAAATGATCTATGTAGGATTTGGTGTTGTCCTCTTGATCATAAATAACACTAAAGATGAGGAGGAAGGCAAAGAAGGTTTGTTGAAGGAAAATAGTCAATTTGCGTTTACTTTACTGGGCTATTTGGTCAGTGTAACGACAGTATGGAGTGGAGCATCCTACGTGTTCAATAAAAATGCTGTCCGTTATCTGAGTAAATTGAAGTGA